The following nucleotide sequence is from Gymnodinialimonas phycosphaerae.
CATCACAGCGTCGTGGCGCGCGCGCATGCTGTGGACGCGCCGCCGCGCCTCGGGCCCGGTGATCCACTGGCTTTCTCCGCTGGCCGTCGCGATACGGCCATCCAACGACGTCGCCATCTTCAGGGTCACCATCGGTCGCCCAGACCGTACCCGGCTGAAGAATCCCGCATGGGCGCGCTCGGCCTCTGCCGCCCGCACGCCCGTCACCACCTCGATCCCCGCCGCGCGCATGCGGTCAATCCCGCCGCCCGCGACGCGCGGGTCCGGGTCCGTGCAGGCCACGACAACCCGCGCCACGCCCGCGTCGATCAACGCCTGCGCGCAGGGTCCGGTCTGTCCGGTGTGATTGCACGGCTCCAGGGACACGTAGGCGCAGGCCCCGTGGGCCAAGGCGCCGGCTTGGCGCAAGGCCACAACTTCCGCATGGGGTCGCCCCCCCGGCGCGGTCCAGCCGCGCCCGACAACGCGGGCCCCGCGCACCAGCACGCAGCCCACCGCCGGGTTCGGCCACACGCGGCCCAATCCGCGCGCGCCCAAAGACAGCGCCAGAGCCATCCAGCGCGCGTCATGGGGCGCGGGAAGATCCGGCATGATCAGCTTTCAGAAGTCGGCGCAGGGGGGCGTAGCTCCGACAGGAAGTCTTCGAAATCGCCCGTCGCCTGGAAGTTCTTGTACACGCTCGCGAAGCGCACGTAGGCGACGGTATCGATCGCCGCTAGACGCTCCATCACGATCTCGCCGATGACCTTGGACTGCACATCCGTCTCGCCAAGGCTTTCCAGCCGTCGCACCATGCCCGAGATCATCTGATCCACCCGATCCGGGTCGATCGGGCGCTTCTGCAACGCCATCCGGATCGAGCGTTCCAGCTTCGTCCGGTCGAAATCTTCGCGCTTGCCGCTCGACTTGATCACCACCAGATCACGCAGTTGCACGCGCTCATAGGTCGTGAAGCGCCCCGCACAGGCCGGGCAAAACCGCCGTCGCCGGATCGCCACATGGTCTTCGGCCGGACGCGAGTCCTTCACCTGGGTGTCAACATTTCCGCAAAATGGGCAACGCATGGCGCAGCCTCCTGTCCCTAGCGCGCTTGGAGAACTCTCGCCACGCCTGCCTCGATCCTTGGGGCTTTTGCCCGCTTATCCACAGGCACTATAGGCAGGCTCGCATGCCTTGTGTAGGCCCAATTCACCCCCACACGATATAGGGGAGTTTCACCTGTTGCAGACAGGCCATCCCCTGGCAATCCCTTGGCCATCCCCCGCAACCGGCGCGCTGCCATCAGCCACGGGCGCCAATGAAACATGGCGTGCGCGGCACGCGCGCCTTTCAGTCAGATAGCGCCGCGCGGCCCGTGTCGGTCAGCGTGTAGACACCCTTGGACACCTTCTCGAACCAGCCATAGTGGTTGTTGCGCATGATCAGGGTCGCGCGCGCTACGCCGGTGGATTTCGCCACCTCCGCGCCCCGCGCCTCTCCGGCCAGGGCCAGGAACTCGGCGCAAAGCACCGCTTCCTGCCGGTATGCCGTCACCCTTGGCCCTTGCAGCCCGCCCAGGTTCGGGTCGCCCTCGCGCTTCTCGAACTCGCCCAATATCGCGCGTTTCTTGCGCGCCACCTTGCGCGGCACGTAAGGCCCCGGCTCGCAATAGACCTTCACCGCGCCCGCCCCCACATCCACGCCGATCACCCCAAGGCCCAACCGCCGCGCCATGCGCACGTTTTCGCGCAGCGACTTCAGCCACGGCCGCCCCCGGCCCTTGGCCACCGCCACGTAGACGCAATCGCTCACGGCCAGCCGGGCGATGCCTTGGTGGAACAGCGTCAACGAGAACCCCCGCTTCAACTCCACCACCACAATGTCGTCGCCCTTTGATCCGGGCCGCACGCCCACGACATCGGCGGGGCCGATCTCGCCCTTCACCTCGAAGCCCTGCGCCTCCAGATGGGCCTTCACGGGCGGATATAGATCGGTCTCTTTCATCGCCGCCACGCTACGGGCAAAACGGCGCCGCGTGAATCCCCCAAACCCGCCGATTCACGCCTTGACACCCGGCCCCTGCCTTCGTACTCCCCATTTCAGATTTTCCGGGCGCAGGGGGCTTCTCCGCGCCCTATTGGTTTCAGAGCCCACGGCATCCGCCCCGGCCCTGCATGAGATATGAGAAGGACACCCCATGTCGCGCGTCTGCGAACTGACCGGCAAAGGCCCGATGACGGGCAACAACGTAAGCCACGCCAAGAACCGCACCCGCCGTCGGTTCCTCCCGAACCTGAGCGATGTGACGCTCGGCTCGGACACGCTTGATCGCCGCTTCAAGCTGCGCATCTCCAACGCAGCCCTGCGCACGGTCGACCACCGCGGCGGCCTTGACGCGTTCATGGCGAAAGCCAAGGACGAAGAGCTGAGCGAAAAGGCCCTCAAGATCAAGAAAGAGATCGCGAAAGCCCAAGCGGCCCAAGCCTGATCTTCTTTCCACGCCTGACACATCGCCCCGCCGGGACATCCCGCGCGGGGCGATTGCGTTTTTGACGCTTGGCCACCTTCCCCCGCCCCGCCGCGCGCGCTACACACTTTGGCATGATCCGCCGCGCGCTCCTCCATATGCTGCTCGCCCTCAGCCTTGTGCTGAGCGGCCTGACGTCTGTTGTCGCGGAAACGCGGATGGCGGCGGCGGGGGGCTATTGCGGCATCGGGACGCCGCAACTGCTGCTGGATGCCGCCGGTCTGCCGCTTCTGGACGCCGACGGCACCGCCGTCATGGCGCCCGACTGTCCCGCCTGTCACCTCACGCTGGCGATTCTCGCGCCCACGCCGCCCAACGCCGAAACACCCCTCCTCGTGCTGCAACAGGCAGCGCCCCTTTCTCCCGTCTCTCTCACGCCGCGTGTCGCCCTTCTGGCGGCCCAGGCCCGTGCCCCCCCGCACACGGCCTGAGCCCGAACAGATCCAAACGACATACACGAAAAGAGACACTCATGACCTTCAAGACAACGCTTCTTGCCACCGCCTTCGCGGTGCTCCCCGCCCTTGCGTCCGCTCAAATGGTGATCGAGGACGCCTACGCGCGCTCTGCCAGTCCCCTGGCCCAATCGGGCGCGGCCTTCATGACCATCTTCAACCCGACCGACGTGGATGACCGCCTGATCGCCGCCGAGTCCACCGCCGCCGAGCGGTTGGAACTGCACACCCACATTCAGGAGGACTCCGGTATCATGCGCATGGTCGAGGTCGAGGAGGGCTTCGCCATCCCCGCCGGTGAAACCATCACGCTCCAGCGCGGCGGCTTGCATGTAATGATGCTTGGCCTGACCGAGCCGCTGGTCCAGGGCGAAGAGATCGAGGTCACGTTCACCTTCGAGCACGCAGAGCCCCTGACCCATACCATCATCATCGACAACGAGCGTCAGCCCACGATGGGTGGCCATGGCAACATGCAGATGAATGGTGAAGGCAACGGCACCATGCAAATGAACGGCGCGGGCCACGGCACCGACGGCTAGTCCCTGAATGGCCCCACCCTGCGACCCACGCAGGGTGGGCACCGCCAGTTCATGGCCCGGCGAACGGCGGCTTGGCGCCCAAGGTGCCGGCTGAAACGGCATAGACGGCAGCAACGGGCGGGAAGCGGCGCTTCGCTGCGGTTCGCTCTAACGTTTGCTCTGCGGGACAAAGCCGCCGTTCCGTTGCCGGTGGTGAATGTCCGCTGAGCTAACGCGCATCCGCGATGATCCTTGCACCCAATACGATAAGAACGGTGCCTCCGAGGCATCGCCCCCATGCGACAAGGCGGGCCGACGCTGCAGCTTTGGCAGCGACAAGTCGAGCAAAAACGATACAAACGATGTCCGAAAGGCTGAAGGCTACATTGGCGATGATGCCGAGTGCTAGGATTTGCAACCAAAACGGAGAGGTCGCATCTAGTGTTGTGAATTGGGGAAGGAAGGCAAAGTAGAAGAGTGCGGATTTCGGGTTTAGTACTTCGATGGTGAGACTATCGCGAAAAGCCCTACGAGCAGATTGCGCGTCGGATGACTGGACTGTTGGAACATCGCTGCTTGGGCGTTTCCACAGTCGAATTCCCATCCAAATCAGGTAGAACCCTCCAATTACCTTGAGAACGACCAACACGACTGGCACGGTTTTCAAAAGAACAATTACACCGAAGGCAGCCGCAAAGATGTGCAAATAGGACGCGAGGTGAAATGCGATGGAGCTGAGCCATCCCGCCTTCGCTCCATGTGCTATTGTTTGAACGGCCATGTAGAGCATTCCAGGGCCGGGGGTGAACGCGAATATCGCCGTCGCGGCCAGAAATGGAACAAGCAGTTCTACGGGTGGCATCATGTTCTCCTTGAAAGTATTTCGTTGTCACTAGCAGCGCGGTCGATTTTCACGAGGGCGGCATTTCGCCACCCGGACGTACCGGAGAACGGCCATTCGCCTCATTGCAGCAATTTGGGAGGTATGGGCCCATTCTTGCCGTTCGCTGCGGACGTTATGAAGGTCCGGTTTGGGGCGGAAGCAACAGTCGGATTAATCCAAGTGATGGCCCGCTCCATCCGCGCAACTGACATCCGCGCCACCGTGTCCGAAGGCCCGGCCCGTGCCGCTCACATCATTGCCGCCGCTGAGCGCGCGGTGAAGACGCGGATGTAGTCGCCGGGCGACGACCCGGCCCAGTAGACCCACAGCCGAAACGGGTCGTCTGCGTCGATCCACACCTGATCCCCGCGCTCAAGGCCCCGCAGCTCCAGGCTCAGGTAGGTGACGGCGGTATTGGCAAGGAAGTCCGACGCGGCCATCGCCAAGGTCTTCGTCACGCTCGTTTTCAATCGCCACGGCAA
It contains:
- the ribD gene encoding bifunctional diaminohydroxyphosphoribosylaminopyrimidine deaminase/5-amino-6-(5-phosphoribosylamino)uracil reductase RibD, encoding MPDLPAPHDARWMALALSLGARGLGRVWPNPAVGCVLVRGARVVGRGWTAPGGRPHAEVVALRQAGALAHGACAYVSLEPCNHTGQTGPCAQALIDAGVARVVVACTDPDPRVAGGGIDRMRAAGIEVVTGVRAAEAERAHAGFFSRVRSGRPMVTLKMATSLDGRIATASGESQWITGPEARRRVHSMRARHDAVMIGAGTARADDPALTVRGFGEVPQPVRVVVSRRLGVPVASGLGRTAQQVPVWLIHGPDAPETARVAWRDAGARLIEGTLEDGGQLDVAAALQALGAAGLTRVFCEGGGALAASLLAADLVDDLAVFSGGLVIGAEGTPSVGAMGVAGLTEAPRFALERVEGIGPDALGLWTRRRD
- the nrdR gene encoding transcriptional regulator NrdR, with translation MRCPFCGNVDTQVKDSRPAEDHVAIRRRRFCPACAGRFTTYERVQLRDLVVIKSSGKREDFDRTKLERSIRMALQKRPIDPDRVDQMISGMVRRLESLGETDVQSKVIGEIVMERLAAIDTVAYVRFASVYKNFQATGDFEDFLSELRPPAPTSES
- a CDS encoding DUF2161 domain-containing phosphodiesterase encodes the protein MKETDLYPPVKAHLEAQGFEVKGEIGPADVVGVRPGSKGDDIVVVELKRGFSLTLFHQGIARLAVSDCVYVAVAKGRGRPWLKSLRENVRMARRLGLGVIGVDVGAGAVKVYCEPGPYVPRKVARKKRAILGEFEKREGDPNLGGLQGPRVTAYRQEAVLCAEFLALAGEARGAEVAKSTGVARATLIMRNNHYGWFEKVSKGVYTLTDTGRAALSD
- the rpmB gene encoding 50S ribosomal protein L28; amino-acid sequence: MSRVCELTGKGPMTGNNVSHAKNRTRRRFLPNLSDVTLGSDTLDRRFKLRISNAALRTVDHRGGLDAFMAKAKDEELSEKALKIKKEIAKAQAAQA
- a CDS encoding copper chaperone PCu(A)C — translated: MTFKTTLLATAFAVLPALASAQMVIEDAYARSASPLAQSGAAFMTIFNPTDVDDRLIAAESTAAERLELHTHIQEDSGIMRMVEVEEGFAIPAGETITLQRGGLHVMMLGLTEPLVQGEEIEVTFTFEHAEPLTHTIIIDNERQPTMGGHGNMQMNGEGNGTMQMNGAGHGTDG
- a CDS encoding LysE family translocator, yielding MPPVELLVPFLAATAIFAFTPGPGMLYMAVQTIAHGAKAGWLSSIAFHLASYLHIFAAAFGVIVLLKTVPVVLVVLKVIGGFYLIWMGIRLWKRPSSDVPTVQSSDAQSARRAFRDSLTIEVLNPKSALFYFAFLPQFTTLDATSPFWLQILALGIIANVAFSLSDIVCIVFARLVAAKAAASARLVAWGRCLGGTVLIVLGARIIADAR